Proteins encoded by one window of Candidatus Polarisedimenticolia bacterium:
- a CDS encoding right-handed parallel beta-helix repeat-containing protein codes for MRRNVLLATLTTMALLILSASIVSPSTAIPSKAKDEIQYLYVNALAGDDGNPCNTSERACRSLQAAFDRIPPILKEVVVVSVAAGTYTGEAVLMDRLSPRDLPIHVIGEKGVTILDGLGELDTGIAVYRAPRVTLAGLSVTGFRRAGLSFAHTAPIEISTTRIFSNLGVGVQIQNTEAVMMESVVDANGGHGILCDVGRIDFSSLEGGKGMFISRNGGNGVRAIGCHAIFDAPAMVSLNRSGLVAEHGAEINLMSRTDVLVTGNTASSGGVIPPPDLPPIKPVPDSHLGLCELIADNHGLVAGYRNAPLVSACVCQESHFGVCEPD; via the coding sequence ATGCGAAGAAACGTCTTGCTTGCGACCCTGACAACTATGGCTCTGCTGATCCTGAGCGCATCCATCGTCTCGCCGAGCACGGCAATCCCGTCCAAGGCGAAGGACGAGATCCAGTACCTCTATGTGAACGCTCTCGCCGGTGACGACGGAAATCCGTGCAACACGTCGGAACGTGCCTGCCGGTCCCTGCAGGCGGCTTTCGATCGGATCCCTCCGATCCTCAAGGAGGTGGTCGTGGTGAGCGTGGCCGCGGGAACCTACACGGGAGAAGCGGTCCTGATGGATCGCCTCTCGCCGAGAGACTTGCCCATCCACGTCATTGGAGAGAAAGGCGTCACCATTCTCGACGGACTCGGTGAGCTGGATACCGGGATTGCCGTGTATCGGGCGCCCCGGGTGACCTTGGCAGGCTTGAGCGTGACCGGCTTTCGCCGCGCGGGACTCTCCTTCGCCCATACCGCACCGATCGAGATCTCCACGACCCGGATCTTCTCCAACCTCGGGGTAGGAGTGCAGATTCAGAATACCGAGGCGGTCATGATGGAAAGCGTCGTGGATGCGAATGGCGGACACGGCATCCTGTGCGACGTCGGGCGCATCGATTTCAGCTCCCTGGAAGGGGGTAAAGGAATGTTCATCAGCCGCAACGGGGGCAATGGAGTGCGTGCGATTGGCTGCCATGCTATCTTCGATGCACCGGCCATGGTCTCCCTGAATCGGAGCGGCCTGGTGGCCGAGCACGGCGCCGAGATCAATCTGATGAGCCGCACCGACGTGCTGGTCACCGGAAACACCGCATCTTCGGGGGGCGTGATTCCACCTCCTGATCTTCCGCCAATCAAGCCCGTCCCCGATTCCCATCTCGGCCTGTGTGAATTGATCGCGGACAACCATGGATTGGTGGCCGGCTATCGCAACGCGCCGCTCGTAAGCGCGTGTGTCTGCCAGGAGTCTCACTTCGGCGTCTGTGAGCCTGACTGA